One segment of Paenibacillus pabuli DNA contains the following:
- a CDS encoding S-layer homology domain-containing protein: protein MKKNFKVKSLSILSTVAILSAMVPHASASVTLSDISNSYAKNEINELVQKGIIYGTGDGKFNPTSNIKRQDFAILLVRALNLDIGSPPQSPSFRDVPQSNYAFPAVEAAVKAGLLKGMGNGIFGINQNLTREQMAVIFVNALGVNSAGKGQNLGFSDVNSISDWAKDAVGAAIELELMKGNPDGTFKPSHQASRQEVALVAYKFLNEKTKIDEQKPTVTPPPTPIPPPTPTPVPTPTPPTGGGTPSTGTGGSSPSNGDLEAANLVKAIIANLPVKGEVTLTNKVAVVEARTKYEALTSTQKTLVGDITRLTEAEAAIAALEAQAAADLEAANLVKTAIEGLPVKEEVVLADKTAVEEARTDYEALTATQKTLVGDITRLTEAEAAIAALEAQAAADLEAANLVKAAIEGLPVKEEVVLADKTAVEEVRTKYKALTATQKALVGDITRLTEAEAAIAALEAQAAADLEAANLVKTAIEGLPVKEEVELADKTAVEEARTDYEALTSTQKTLVGDITRLTEAEAAIAALEAQAAADLEAANLVKTAIEGLPVKEEVELADKTAVGEARTDYEALTVTQKALVGDITRLTEAEAAIAALEAQAAADLEAANLVKTAIEGLPVKEEVVLADKTAVGEARTDYEALTVTQKALVGDITRLTEAEAAIVNWQVIALAIENLKVTYNGVDVSVLLPSHQDGANITWTLKDPTQSSIINILDGNIDRANLTADTNIVLVATIASGSKSATKEFVITVQAEVAEPKSILSKEITNFDFTNVYATQARGESKKITSTDFKTNPKHFTISDGNITIPVDLTWDIPLNGFSTGQVVGSAIDSFIQDYCNAHGINLGDRTVGGYGFEDTFFISTFKTGSSAAITLGGNDWSFFFQNNHFTGTDEDSTKNRTFVVSDGVSQATVVLTQEFSNVDNLVSYLNNQLQSASVSVTAEKENENQFRLVPDNSNTEITITGTDKEQFFGN from the coding sequence ATGAAAAAGAATTTTAAAGTAAAATCCTTATCGATCCTATCTACAGTTGCTATCCTTAGCGCCATGGTACCACATGCCTCCGCATCGGTGACTTTGAGCGATATTTCAAACAGCTATGCCAAGAACGAGATTAATGAACTTGTGCAAAAAGGGATTATTTATGGCACAGGGGATGGGAAATTCAATCCAACGAGTAATATAAAGAGACAGGATTTTGCTATCCTATTGGTAAGAGCGCTGAATCTGGATATCGGTAGTCCTCCACAATCACCTTCTTTTAGAGATGTCCCTCAAAGCAACTATGCATTCCCTGCTGTAGAGGCCGCTGTCAAAGCGGGTCTACTTAAAGGCATGGGTAATGGAATTTTTGGCATCAATCAAAATCTTACCCGTGAGCAAATGGCTGTCATATTTGTGAACGCACTAGGAGTTAATAGTGCAGGAAAAGGCCAAAACCTAGGGTTTTCGGATGTCAATTCAATTTCTGATTGGGCTAAAGATGCAGTTGGTGCTGCTATTGAACTTGAACTAATGAAGGGGAATCCGGATGGTACGTTTAAACCTTCTCATCAGGCAAGTCGTCAGGAAGTAGCGCTGGTCGCATACAAGTTTCTCAATGAAAAGACCAAGATTGATGAACAAAAGCCGACTGTGACACCCCCACCGACTCCAATACCGCCGCCAACTCCAACTCCAGTTCCAACCCCAACACCTCCTACTGGTGGTGGTACACCTTCGACAGGTACAGGAGGGAGTTCCCCAAGTAATGGAGATTTGGAAGCAGCCAATTTGGTGAAAGCTATAATTGCAAATTTACCTGTAAAAGGCGAAGTGACGTTAACCAACAAAGTGGCTGTGGTTGAAGCGCGCACAAAGTATGAGGCACTAACTTCGACTCAAAAGACACTGGTGGGAGATATCACGCGATTAACAGAGGCGGAAGCAGCGATTGCTGCATTGGAAGCCCAAGCAGCTGCGGATCTGGAAGCCGCTAATCTGGTGAAGACAGCAATTGAAGGCTTACCTGTAAAAGAGGAAGTGGTGCTTGCTGACAAAACAGCGGTGGAAGAAGCGCGTACAGACTATGAAGCACTAACTGCAACTCAAAAGACGTTGGTAGGAGATATCACGCGATTAACAGAAGCGGAAGCAGCGATTGCTGCATTGGAAGCCCAAGCGGCAGCGGATCTGGAAGCCGCCAATCTGGTGAAAGCAGCAATCGAAGGCTTACCTGTAAAAGAGGAAGTGGTGCTTGCTGACAAAACAGCGGTGGAAGAAGTGCGCACAAAGTATAAAGCACTCACTGCGACTCAAAAAGCGCTGGTAGGAGATATCACGCGATTGACAGAGGCGGAAGCAGCGATTGCTGCATTGGAAGCCCAAGCAGCTGCGGATCTGGAAGCCGCTAATCTGGTGAAGACAGCAATTGAAGGCTTACCTGTAAAAGAGGAAGTAGAGCTTGCTGACAAAACAGCGGTGGAAGAAGCGCGTACAGACTATGAGGCACTAACTTCGACTCAAAAGACACTGGTGGGAGATATCACGCGATTAACAGAGGCGGAAGCAGCGATTGCTGCATTGGAAGCCCAAGCAGCTGCGGATCTGGAAGCCGCTAATCTGGTGAAGACAGCAATTGAAGGCTTACCTGTAAAAGAGGAAGTAGAGCTTGCTGACAAAACAGCGGTGGGAGAAGCGCGTACAGACTATGAGGCACTAACTGTGACTCAAAAAGCGTTGGTAGGAGATATCACGCGATTGACAGAAGCGGAAGCAGCGATTGCTGCATTGGAAGCCCAAGCAGCTGCGGATCTGGAAGCCGCTAATCTGGTGAAGACAGCAATTGAAGGCTTACCTGTAAAAGAGGAAGTGGTGCTTGCTGACAAAACAGCGGTGGGAGAAGCGCGTACAGACTATGAAGCACTAACTGTGACTCAAAAAGCGTTGGTAGGAGATATCACGCGATTGACAGAAGCGGAAGCAGCGATTGTTAATTGGCAAGTAATTGCACTAGCTATTGAGAATTTGAAAGTAACGTATAACGGAGTCGATGTTTCAGTCTTATTACCAAGCCACCAAGATGGAGCTAATATTACTTGGACTTTAAAAGATCCAACGCAGTCATCAATTATTAATATTTTGGATGGTAACATTGACCGTGCCAATTTAACAGCTGATACGAACATTGTGCTCGTAGCCACCATTGCCTCAGGATCTAAGTCGGCTACTAAGGAATTTGTAATTACTGTTCAAGCTGAGGTTGCTGAACCTAAGTCTATCCTCAGTAAAGAAATTACAAATTTCGATTTTACCAATGTCTATGCGACTCAAGCTAGGGGAGAAAGTAAAAAAATTACCTCAACAGATTTCAAAACGAACCCTAAGCATTTCACAATCAGTGATGGGAATATTACAATACCTGTTGACCTGACCTGGGATATTCCATTGAATGGTTTCTCTACCGGACAGGTAGTTGGATCGGCAATTGATAGTTTCATTCAGGACTACTGCAATGCGCATGGAATTAATTTAGGGGATCGGACAGTAGGTGGATATGGATTTGAAGACACATTCTTTATATCTACATTTAAGACGGGATCCTCCGCTGCGATTACATTAGGTGGGAACGACTGGTCGTTTTTCTTTCAAAATAATCATTTCACCGGCACAGACGAAGATAGCACCAAAAATCGTACGTTTGTTGTCAGTGATGGTGTGAGCCAGGCAACTGTTGTGTTAACTCAAGAATTTAGCAACGTTGATAACCTGGTAAGTTATCTAAATAACCAATTGCAGTCTGCCTCAGTTTCTGTCACAGCTGAGAAAGAAAATGAGAATCAATTTAGGCTTGTACCCGATAATTCGAATACGGAGATAACCATTACCGGAACCGATAAAGAGCAGTTCTTTGGCAACTAA
- a CDS encoding HAMP domain-containing sensor histidine kinase, with translation MKELYSQVNRRTYYISMLTIIMLMVWGLILSTSELKGITIGYGIHFTCVAIISVCLLIYPRHETYFSRKIIIIMGFAYFYTLFFLYPDTWTTYILICLIPSLAILFFDMKLFYFSMVLNGILILMTFVYITLIDQGQVYTYLHYDLVGNLINIIASQVLLFLIFHLSFSRMKKQQLYFEQLQQSERLKMIAHLTAAVAHEIRNPVTVVRGFLQLYQQDPAFDLQDKNKFKLMIDELNTVEHITSQFLTLSKPNGDLQPERVDVKGVLQSVTDLLSSYAMLSDNHIDIDVEEDCTIFINTIEFKQLLMNLIKNAVEASDAGKPVSITAKRNRHYIEIKIIDQGSGMSEDEVKSLGTPFYSLKSNGTGLGLMICFNIVEKYGGEIRYHSSKGQGTTVTVRFLAAYDK, from the coding sequence ATGAAAGAATTATACAGTCAGGTAAACCGAAGAACATATTATATCTCCATGTTAACGATCATTATGCTTATGGTGTGGGGACTTATCCTATCGACGTCCGAGTTAAAGGGCATTACGATAGGATATGGTATTCATTTTACGTGTGTAGCAATTATATCGGTGTGTTTGCTGATCTATCCGAGGCATGAAACTTATTTTTCCAGAAAGATTATCATTATAATGGGGTTCGCTTATTTCTATACTCTTTTCTTTTTGTACCCGGATACCTGGACCACCTATATTCTGATATGCCTAATTCCTTCCCTTGCCATTTTGTTTTTTGATATGAAATTGTTTTACTTCTCCATGGTTTTAAATGGAATACTGATCCTGATGACTTTCGTTTACATTACTCTAATTGACCAGGGACAGGTGTATACATACTTACATTACGATCTTGTAGGCAATTTAATCAATATCATAGCCAGCCAAGTGCTGCTGTTTCTCATATTTCATTTATCCTTTAGCCGGATGAAAAAGCAGCAACTTTATTTTGAGCAGTTACAGCAATCGGAGCGTTTGAAGATGATCGCTCATTTAACCGCTGCTGTGGCGCATGAGATTAGGAATCCGGTTACCGTTGTTCGAGGTTTTTTGCAGTTATATCAGCAAGATCCTGCTTTTGACCTTCAGGACAAGAACAAGTTTAAATTAATGATCGATGAACTGAATACGGTTGAACATATCACCTCTCAATTCCTGACCCTTTCCAAGCCTAACGGAGATCTGCAACCTGAGAGAGTCGATGTGAAGGGTGTTCTTCAGAGTGTTACAGATCTGCTTAGTTCTTATGCGATGCTATCGGATAACCATATTGATATCGATGTAGAGGAAGACTGCACGATTTTTATTAATACGATTGAGTTCAAGCAGCTGCTTATGAATTTAATCAAAAATGCAGTGGAGGCATCGGATGCTGGCAAGCCTGTTTCTATCACGGCAAAGAGAAATCGTCATTATATTGAGATAAAAATCATCGATCAAGGAAGCGGAATGTCAGAAGATGAGGTGAAGTCGCTAGGTACTCCTTTTTATTCGCTAAAAAGTAATGGAACAGGGCTAGGATTGATGATTTGTTTTAATATTGTGGAAAAGTATGGTGGAGAAATTCGTTATCATAGTTCGAAGGGACAGGGTACAACCGTTACTGTTCGCTTCTTGGCCGCATATGACAAGTGA
- a CDS encoding GNAT family N-acetyltransferase — protein sequence MITELQTERLQLRKMQVSDSPALFKIWSDPEVTRFMNVRCFTAENQAIEMIQLLDDLSQDNKAIRFSIIHKESGEIIGSCGYNAFNFANGTAEIGYDLAKSYWGKGYASEAVSSLVDYAFSSWKLKRIEAKVDPRNLNSIKLLQKLDFSFEGTLKKTEGVEEAFNDLHLYLKSTI from the coding sequence TTGATTACAGAATTACAGACAGAGCGTCTGCAACTGAGGAAAATGCAGGTATCAGATTCGCCGGCTTTATTTAAAATCTGGTCTGATCCGGAGGTTACTCGATTTATGAATGTTCGTTGTTTCACGGCTGAAAATCAAGCAATAGAAATGATTCAGCTTCTGGATGATCTATCACAGGACAATAAGGCCATTCGTTTCTCCATCATACACAAAGAATCGGGCGAAATTATAGGATCATGTGGGTATAATGCCTTCAATTTTGCAAATGGAACAGCGGAAATTGGTTATGACCTAGCCAAATCGTACTGGGGAAAAGGTTATGCTTCAGAGGCGGTTTCGAGTTTGGTCGATTACGCCTTCTCATCGTGGAAGCTGAAACGAATCGAAGCAAAGGTGGACCCTAGAAACCTGAATTCCATCAAGCTATTGCAAAAGCTTGATTTTTCGTTCGAAGGGACCCTTAAAAAAACTGAAGGCGTAGAAGAAGCATTTAACGATCTCCACTTATACTTAAAATCAACAATCTGA
- a CDS encoding SMI1/KNR4 family protein: MKLKQAMHKDADFSLFGASSHQYRVKGKLMAKEVENWQDRNQVILPEPFAQFLTEIGNGGAGPYYGIYSLEKAASNTEREALLAQPVLHPGMTKEEWNDLIKLLTEDEDISDEKYDEARNKVLGGMLCIGTQGCEYDMYLVLEGEYRGKVVYTSDFHPDHPFFFVYEDSFLDWYERWLDEIILDYEGSWFGVLMPGSEEALMQTYQKAPNEEMQTRALDGMYKFKKVSQETIDFLKNIAEQRPKHRSTAIQLICKTSFDTGASFLMELMRSDVHEDFLEALKILNAHRKTADLAEFYPNILQRFDRINDRETLRYAGYILEECDAVSLQQFEPHLCSGDPNMQATAIYAARCCKNKAGSWKIIEGMFVDADREVLKNSILYWGLIPHEKLLPYYRAIWPEYKNNPNFREKFIDCLKEMRLPEDYFERDAS; this comes from the coding sequence ATGAAACTTAAACAAGCTATGCATAAAGACGCGGATTTCTCCTTGTTTGGAGCATCCTCCCACCAATACAGGGTGAAAGGTAAGCTTATGGCCAAAGAGGTGGAGAACTGGCAGGACCGTAACCAGGTAATACTTCCAGAGCCCTTCGCGCAGTTTTTGACGGAAATCGGGAATGGAGGTGCTGGGCCTTATTATGGAATCTATTCGCTTGAAAAGGCTGCTTCCAATACGGAGCGCGAGGCACTCCTCGCACAACCGGTTCTGCATCCAGGGATGACCAAAGAGGAGTGGAACGATCTAATTAAGCTCCTGACCGAAGATGAAGACATCTCCGATGAAAAATATGATGAGGCCCGTAATAAAGTGCTAGGCGGCATGCTGTGCATAGGTACCCAAGGCTGTGAATACGATATGTATCTCGTGCTGGAGGGGGAGTACAGAGGGAAGGTTGTGTACACTTCTGATTTTCATCCGGATCATCCCTTTTTCTTTGTTTATGAAGACAGCTTTCTGGACTGGTACGAGCGCTGGCTGGATGAAATTATTTTGGACTATGAGGGCTCGTGGTTTGGCGTTCTAATGCCGGGAAGCGAGGAGGCTTTAATGCAGACTTATCAGAAAGCTCCGAACGAAGAGATGCAAACCAGAGCACTGGATGGGATGTATAAATTTAAAAAAGTCTCTCAGGAAACGATTGATTTTCTGAAGAATATTGCAGAGCAACGTCCGAAACATCGATCCACCGCCATTCAGCTCATATGCAAAACGTCTTTTGATACAGGTGCAAGCTTTCTTATGGAGCTAATGCGATCGGATGTGCATGAAGATTTTCTGGAGGCATTAAAGATTCTGAACGCCCACCGAAAAACTGCAGATTTAGCAGAGTTTTATCCGAACATTTTGCAAAGGTTTGACAGGATTAATGATCGTGAAACCCTTCGTTATGCAGGATATATTTTGGAAGAGTGTGATGCAGTTTCTCTCCAACAATTTGAGCCCCATCTGTGCAGCGGTGATCCGAATATGCAAGCCACAGCAATCTATGCTGCTCGCTGCTGTAAGAACAAAGCTGGAAGCTGGAAGATCATTGAAGGCATGTTTGTGGATGCCGATCGGGAAGTTCTAAAAAACTCAATACTATACTGGGGCCTCATTCCACACGAGAAGTTGCTTCCTTACTATAGGGCCATATGGCCGGAGTACAAAAACAATCCAAATTTCAGAGAGAAATTTATCGACTGTTTGAAAGAGATGCGTTTACCAGAAGACTATTTCGAAAGAGATGCATCATGA
- a CDS encoding class B sortase, protein MRKTKKMLIAVSSLLLVFSLVSMTRIFLRDYTEKQKIEELTEVWQEGSNQGGGDTVPSFLSNKANKQVMLPEFRNLYERNSDIVGWLKIDGTRIEYPVMQNPQDAGYYLNHDFDKRETTGGLPFLDKDSQADTSNILLIHGHHMKSGWMFKDLMKYKNESFYKEHATFQFSTLYEKEEYEIVAVILSEVYRKSDDVFKYYQIGEINTPAEFDSYVQNIKKLALYDTGVTAQYGDKLVVLSTCEYSTENGRLAVVARKR, encoded by the coding sequence ATGAGAAAAACCAAAAAGATGCTTATCGCCGTTTCCTCCCTTTTGTTGGTGTTTTCTCTCGTCAGTATGACAAGAATTTTTTTGCGGGATTATACCGAGAAACAGAAAATTGAAGAGCTGACAGAAGTTTGGCAGGAAGGATCAAACCAAGGAGGAGGGGATACAGTCCCCTCCTTTTTGTCCAATAAGGCGAATAAGCAGGTCATGCTTCCCGAATTTCGGAATCTTTACGAGAGGAACTCGGACATTGTTGGCTGGCTGAAGATTGATGGCACCCGGATTGAGTATCCGGTCATGCAGAATCCACAGGATGCCGGGTACTATCTCAATCATGATTTTGATAAAAGGGAAACTACAGGTGGGCTTCCTTTTTTGGATAAGGATAGTCAGGCTGACACTTCGAACATTTTGCTGATTCATGGACACCATATGAAAAGCGGTTGGATGTTCAAAGACTTGATGAAATATAAGAACGAGAGCTTCTATAAGGAGCATGCCACGTTTCAATTCAGCACACTTTACGAGAAAGAAGAGTATGAAATTGTTGCCGTTATTCTGTCAGAAGTCTATCGGAAATCGGATGACGTTTTTAAATACTACCAGATTGGGGAGATCAATACGCCCGCCGAGTTCGATTCCTATGTACAGAATATCAAGAAACTTGCTCTCTATGATACAGGTGTAACAGCCCAGTATGGCGATAAGCTTGTTGTGCTGTCCACTTGTGAGTACTCGACTGAAAATGGAAGGCTGGCTGTGGTCGCCCGAAAGCGTTGA